One Methanoculleus sp. 7T genomic window carries:
- a CDS encoding class I SAM-dependent methyltransferase has product MNTYLRSKGDREAMMDDIVVDWNEVWRRRLTLNRSTPGFREGADLWDDREQARRYAARSEADHARRVAEALRDLGVSPGDRVLDIGSGPGTLALPLARAGASVTAVDPAEGMLAELRAAAEREGISAVTAVRGLWEEIDPSRDLAPPYDRVVASFSLVMPDIRSALAAMDAALSDSGSAHLYWFADEPLWERVYLALWEDLHGAPYRPRPKADCLFNVLYGLGIYPNVLMRPMDDTVAFATVEDAVDHFAPRMSAETQRQRAILRDYFSEHLAWQDGRLILPGTSTYAAIWWRKRG; this is encoded by the coding sequence ATGAATACCTACTTACGCTCGAAGGGCGACCGAGAGGCAATGATGGACGATATCGTCGTGGACTGGAACGAGGTCTGGCGGAGGAGGCTCACCCTGAACCGGTCGACCCCGGGGTTCCGTGAGGGTGCCGACCTCTGGGACGACCGAGAGCAGGCGCGGCGGTACGCCGCCCGGTCGGAGGCAGACCACGCACGCCGTGTCGCAGAGGCCTTGCGGGATCTCGGGGTCTCTCCCGGCGACCGGGTGCTGGACATCGGGTCCGGACCCGGAACCCTCGCTCTGCCGCTTGCCCGGGCCGGGGCCTCGGTGACGGCGGTCGATCCTGCGGAGGGGATGCTCGCCGAACTTCGGGCGGCGGCCGAGCGGGAGGGGATCTCCGCCGTCACCGCCGTCCGGGGCCTCTGGGAGGAGATCGACCCAAGCCGCGATCTTGCGCCGCCCTACGACCGGGTTGTGGCCTCGTTCTCGCTCGTCATGCCCGATATCAGGTCGGCCCTCGCCGCGATGGATGCGGCTCTCTCCGATTCCGGGTCGGCCCACCTCTACTGGTTCGCAGACGAACCGCTCTGGGAGCGGGTTTACCTTGCGCTCTGGGAAGACCTCCACGGGGCGCCGTATCGCCCGAGGCCGAAGGCCGACTGCCTCTTCAACGTCCTCTACGGGCTGGGGATCTATCCAAACGTCTTGATGCGCCCGATGGATGATACGGTCGCTTTTGCGACGGTGGAGGATGCCGTCGACCACTTTGCTCCCCGGATGAGTGCGGAGACTCAGCGGCAGCGGGCGATCCTCCGCGACTACTTCAGCGAACACCTTGCTTGGCAGGACGGCAGGCTCATCCTCCCCGGGACTTCGACCTACGCCGCGATCTGGTGGCGGAAGCGAGGGTGA
- a CDS encoding spore germination protein GerW family protein: MTGESMLQITVDQLARTLCASAVLGAPVEAGDRIIIPVAEFGFGFGGGEGSGGQKEGSQSGGSGTGGGGGITAVALILITKGVPGPEGIQVISLKKKSEIAEVITTIGETVGPHVAKALEKGGEMMMQRKGKAPEAGKEIPISGEEEA; encoded by the coding sequence ATGACTGGCGAATCGATGCTCCAGATAACCGTCGATCAACTTGCAAGAACACTCTGCGCGAGCGCCGTCCTCGGTGCCCCGGTCGAGGCCGGCGACCGGATCATCATACCGGTCGCCGAGTTCGGGTTCGGGTTCGGGGGTGGTGAAGGTTCGGGAGGACAAAAAGAAGGTAGCCAGAGCGGCGGATCCGGGACCGGCGGTGGAGGCGGAATAACGGCCGTCGCCCTGATCCTCATCACCAAGGGCGTGCCCGGCCCCGAGGGCATTCAGGTGATATCGCTGAAGAAGAAGAGCGAGATCGCCGAGGTGATAACGACGATCGGGGAGACGGTCGGGCCGCACGTTGCTAAAGCGCTCGAGAAGGGCGGCGAGATGATGATGCAGCGCAAGGGAAAGGCGCCCGAGGCGGGAAAGGAGATCCCGATCAGCGGTGAAGAAGAGGCTTAA
- a CDS encoding DUF2953 domain-containing protein: MAATILLAILLVIAVILLFVLLALYLVPVTVSTVAECTRERARATATVAWGIVGGRVRITEGAQVLEVLLAGRPVVTRDLAEITKPAPPEREKEERKPALPAREYLNAAVDLWPQLRKVLAAVYRSLYLETLRGDVTLGLESPADTGVIYGYCTAVRYALRPAEAVDFVMTPVFDHEVFEGTFTLRMQIRRPLLIIIPVVGALLQKPVRQRLSQVSGRGAPSA, translated from the coding sequence ATGGCTGCGACGATTCTCCTCGCTATCCTGCTTGTCATCGCCGTCATCCTCCTCTTCGTCCTGCTTGCCCTTTATCTGGTCCCGGTGACCGTCTCGACGGTTGCCGAGTGCACGCGGGAGAGAGCCCGGGCGACGGCAACCGTAGCCTGGGGCATTGTGGGGGGGAGGGTCCGGATCACCGAGGGTGCGCAGGTGCTCGAGGTCCTGCTCGCGGGCCGCCCGGTCGTGACCCGAGACCTCGCCGAGATAACGAAACCCGCCCCGCCGGAGAGAGAGAAAGAAGAACGAAAACCGGCCCTTCCGGCAAGAGAATACCTCAACGCCGCCGTCGACCTCTGGCCCCAGCTCCGGAAGGTCCTTGCAGCCGTCTATCGGTCGCTCTACCTCGAGACGCTCCGCGGGGACGTCACCCTCGGTCTTGAGAGCCCCGCCGACACCGGCGTGATCTACGGGTACTGCACCGCAGTCCGCTACGCCCTCCGGCCGGCTGAGGCGGTCGACTTCGTGATGACCCCGGTCTTCGACCACGAGGTCTTCGAAGGCACCTTCACGCTCCGGATGCAGATCCGCCGGCCGCTCCTGATCATCATCCCGGTCGTGGGCGCTCTTCTGCAAAAACCGGTCCGGCAGCGGCTCAGCCAAGTATCGGGGAGAGGTGCTCCGAGTGCGTGA
- a CDS encoding ABC transporter permease, which yields MTFLDLARRNVSRHWLRSVLAVTGIVIGVIAIATMGILGNSIGLMFGDMVTDVGDTIIVSPAASSGTKELTERQVDDIARAAGSNRAIPFATTFDTITVGETKSGAMIYAIPAKDIPFLLEKEAGAYPKDTGAGCLIGKQLAENSKDTGLKLGARVTIGGETLRVVGVLEERGMGFDINPDYAVIVPYRWYSNHYDKDEYDQVIVKVRDINDLDAVKEAIEEKMNRREDVVNVMDTRGILEGVFAAADSITVFLMGIGAVSLIVAGVSILNVMLMSVTERIKEIGVLRSIGTRRSEVMRMFIYEALILGIAGAVIGGVLSFGAGYLVTAVIVGNADYLFNPTSLLYIVFGMAFGVITSVASGFYPAWKAAHLNPIQALRYE from the coding sequence ATGACCTTCCTCGACCTCGCTCGCCGGAACGTCAGCCGCCACTGGCTCCGGTCGGTCCTCGCGGTCACCGGGATCGTCATCGGTGTGATCGCGATCGCCACGATGGGCATCCTCGGCAACAGCATCGGCCTCATGTTCGGCGACATGGTCACCGATGTCGGCGACACCATCATCGTCTCCCCGGCGGCGAGTTCGGGCACCAAGGAACTCACCGAGCGGCAAGTGGACGACATCGCCCGGGCGGCCGGCTCCAATCGAGCCATACCCTTCGCGACCACCTTCGATACGATAACCGTGGGCGAGACCAAGAGCGGCGCCATGATCTATGCGATTCCGGCCAAGGATATCCCCTTCCTGCTTGAGAAGGAAGCGGGGGCCTACCCGAAGGATACCGGCGCCGGATGCCTGATCGGAAAGCAACTTGCCGAGAACAGCAAAGATACCGGCCTCAAACTCGGTGCCAGGGTCACGATCGGGGGCGAGACGCTGCGGGTGGTGGGTGTGCTCGAAGAGCGGGGGATGGGGTTTGATATCAATCCCGACTACGCCGTCATCGTGCCTTACCGGTGGTACTCGAATCACTACGACAAGGATGAGTACGACCAGGTCATCGTGAAGGTCAGAGACATCAACGACCTCGATGCGGTCAAGGAGGCGATCGAGGAGAAGATGAACCGGCGGGAGGATGTCGTCAACGTCATGGATACCCGAGGGATCCTCGAGGGCGTCTTCGCGGCCGCCGACTCGATCACGGTCTTCTTGATGGGTATCGGCGCGGTATCCCTCATCGTCGCGGGAGTCTCGATCTTAAACGTGATGCTGATGTCGGTCACCGAGCGGATCAAAGAGATCGGCGTCCTGCGGAGCATCGGCACCCGACGGAGCGAGGTGATGCGGATGTTCATTTATGAGGCCCTGATCCTCGGGATTGCGGGTGCCGTCATCGGCGGGGTGCTCAGTTTCGGCGCCGGATACCTGGTGACGGCGGTCATCGTCGGGAATGCGGACTACCTCTTCAACCCGACGAGCCTCCTCTACATCGTCTTCGGGATGGCCTTCGGCGTCATCACGAGCGTGGCCTCCGGCTTCTACCCGGCCTGGAAGGCGGCGCACTTAAACCCGATCCAGGCACTGCGCTACGAGTGA
- a CDS encoding ABC transporter ATP-binding protein yields the protein MPVISFDAVTKVYSLPAGDVVALAGIDLAIEKGEFVLIMGPSGSGKSTLLNIMGSLDVPTSGEVTIAGKKISRMDDDELTILRRDHIGFIFQQFNLIPLLSIVENVEYPLILNGRRAENRARAEDVLRAVGIPDSHFTHKPGELSGGQQQRVAIARALANDPDFLLCDEPTGNLDSKTGTAIMDLLARMNREEGKTVVMVTHDPRMTEYADRTIRIVDGRLA from the coding sequence ATGCCGGTCATCAGTTTCGATGCGGTCACGAAGGTCTACTCCCTCCCGGCCGGCGACGTTGTGGCGCTCGCCGGGATCGATCTCGCGATCGAGAAGGGGGAGTTCGTCCTGATCATGGGGCCGTCGGGCTCGGGCAAATCGACCCTCTTAAACATCATGGGGTCGCTCGACGTCCCGACCTCCGGGGAGGTCACCATCGCCGGGAAGAAGATCAGCAGGATGGACGACGACGAACTGACCATCCTCCGGCGCGACCACATCGGGTTCATCTTCCAGCAGTTCAACCTCATCCCGCTCCTCTCGATCGTCGAGAACGTCGAGTATCCCCTGATCCTGAATGGTCGGCGGGCAGAAAACCGGGCGCGGGCGGAAGACGTTCTACGGGCGGTGGGGATCCCGGATTCGCACTTCACCCACAAACCGGGCGAGCTCTCCGGCGGGCAGCAGCAGCGCGTGGCGATCGCCCGGGCGCTCGCAAACGATCCCGACTTCCTCCTCTGCGACGAACCGACCGGGAACCTGGACTCAAAGACCGGGACCGCCATCATGGACCTCCTCGCCCGGATGAACCGCGAGGAGGGTAAGACGGTCGTCATGGTCACCCACGACCCCAGGATGACCGAGTACGCCGACCGGACGATCCGGATCGTGGACGGGAGGCTGGCATGA
- a CDS encoding COG1361 S-layer family protein, whose product MKLFHLFLLSLVCIVAAIAAPASAGPADLTVTSSAIDPLVLMKGDTGTLSVEIKNNGAESVTIRSARLYGSGVVALSDSYPSVGDIGAGNSKTFTFTVRADAGEGTFYPMFVLDIQDGGNLRYPIPVQVEDTPLTASVIGKPDAFSEGRTADITVKVGNPRPNAVSGVQVIPQGTGFKATPTGAFVGALPADGSGTVVFNLTPTAETDVTFQVVWRNGINTHTADLALPIVFGEDKRQADPVVTNVEVVPEAGGYRIVGDVMNAGLEAARSVLITPGAPATPTDPYRVYVVGTLDPDDASPFEVTFRADANVTEVPIVVEYRDSDGNRYTTTTMVEVGGMAAPVKDSEGGIPVAGIIIAVLVAIGVVGAIYYSWRRT is encoded by the coding sequence ATGAAGTTATTTCACCTGTTTCTACTCTCGCTTGTCTGCATCGTCGCCGCAATCGCGGCGCCGGCCTCGGCCGGCCCTGCAGACCTCACCGTGACCTCCTCCGCGATCGACCCGCTGGTCCTGATGAAGGGCGACACCGGGACGCTCTCGGTGGAGATCAAGAACAACGGCGCCGAGAGCGTCACTATTCGGAGCGCCAGGCTCTACGGCAGCGGGGTTGTGGCACTGAGCGACTCCTACCCGTCGGTCGGGGATATCGGCGCCGGGAACAGCAAGACCTTCACCTTCACCGTCCGGGCCGATGCCGGGGAGGGGACATTCTATCCCATGTTCGTCCTTGACATCCAAGACGGCGGCAACCTCCGCTACCCGATCCCGGTGCAGGTCGAGGACACCCCGCTCACCGCATCGGTGATCGGCAAGCCGGACGCCTTCTCCGAAGGGAGGACGGCCGACATCACCGTCAAGGTCGGCAACCCCCGCCCGAACGCCGTATCGGGCGTTCAGGTGATCCCGCAGGGGACCGGATTTAAGGCCACCCCGACCGGCGCATTCGTCGGCGCTCTCCCGGCCGACGGATCCGGGACCGTCGTCTTCAACCTGACCCCGACGGCGGAGACCGACGTCACCTTCCAGGTGGTCTGGCGCAACGGCATCAACACCCACACCGCCGATCTCGCGCTGCCGATCGTCTTCGGCGAGGACAAGCGGCAGGCTGACCCGGTCGTCACCAACGTCGAGGTCGTGCCCGAGGCCGGCGGATACCGGATCGTGGGCGACGTCATGAACGCGGGCCTTGAGGCGGCACGCTCGGTGCTCATCACCCCCGGTGCGCCTGCAACCCCCACCGACCCCTATCGGGTCTATGTGGTGGGCACCCTTGACCCGGACGACGCTTCCCCGTTTGAGGTGACGTTCCGAGCCGATGCGAACGTGACCGAGGTTCCGATCGTCGTCGAGTACCGCGACAGCGACGGGAACCGCTACACGACGACGACGATGGTCGAGGTCGGCGGTATGGCGGCGCCCGTCAAAGACAGCGAAGGCGGCATACCGGTAGCCGGCATCATCATCGCGGTCCTCGTTGCCATCGGCGTCGTCGGCGCTATCTACTACTCCTGGAGACGGACGTAA
- a CDS encoding YIP1 family protein, whose translation MNVGFLRVLLNPGRFFEERMQSEPSLKIPALIAFIIGLIGAVSAALTANMIIGLLPAEAQAFGPVMVAFTVVGAIIVGFLSWVIYSGVFYLLSMLFKGEGSFKRTLEVTGYGLLPQVFGGIIGAAFLYRVISSLTVPTATSPEQIAEVTESLTNLMMTDPLMQVAGLVGILFVVWSANIWIFGMKYARNLSTRDAALTVGIPVGLYIVYTLITLTGWL comes from the coding sequence ATGAATGTCGGATTCCTCCGGGTGCTGCTCAACCCCGGACGTTTCTTTGAGGAACGTATGCAGAGCGAACCGAGCCTGAAGATACCCGCATTGATCGCGTTCATCATCGGGCTTATCGGTGCGGTCTCGGCCGCACTGACGGCGAATATGATCATCGGGCTACTCCCCGCGGAGGCGCAGGCCTTCGGGCCGGTCATGGTGGCGTTCACCGTGGTCGGTGCAATCATCGTGGGGTTCCTGTCATGGGTCATCTACAGCGGCGTCTTCTACCTCCTCTCGATGCTCTTCAAGGGCGAGGGATCGTTTAAGCGGACGCTGGAGGTTACGGGATACGGGCTCCTGCCCCAGGTCTTCGGGGGTATCATCGGGGCCGCCTTCTTATACCGGGTCATATCGAGCCTGACGGTCCCGACAGCAACAAGCCCTGAACAGATTGCGGAGGTAACGGAGAGCCTCACCAACCTCATGATGACCGATCCCCTGATGCAGGTCGCCGGACTCGTGGGCATCCTCTTCGTGGTCTGGAGCGCGAACATCTGGATCTTCGGCATGAAATACGCACGGAACCTCTCCACGCGGGACGCGGCCCTTACCGTCGGGATACCTGTGGGGCTCTATATCGTCTATACGCTTATCACACTCACCGGATGGCTGTAA
- a CDS encoding PAS domain S-box protein has protein sequence MVSDWYRGVDPRRSFFVVVVFLCVSGFGIACGAYGITGGAPSPEHTEVLLTFSSTLVAAAAVVVLVTLALVVTNLRRQQVEVALRVGEERFRTVFEASPIGIEVYDAEGRLVMRNRAAEDLLGSSGEHFKDTASMGELRRLRGDGSVHRTVLHRSPAGGTVYLDLLITPIRPGGAGRPAGYMLQAQDVTERVRDEEIRERAYGQIERNIEQFAVLGDHIRHPLQVILGMAELIEDGRAEKIADEVRNINAIVKDLDNGWLESRKIREYLRRHESLSE, from the coding sequence ATGGTATCTGACTGGTACAGGGGTGTCGACCCTCGGCGGTCGTTCTTTGTCGTGGTCGTGTTCTTGTGCGTATCCGGGTTCGGTATCGCATGCGGGGCGTACGGGATTACCGGAGGCGCTCCGTCCCCCGAGCACACGGAGGTGCTCCTCACGTTCTCCAGCACCCTCGTAGCGGCTGCAGCGGTGGTCGTACTGGTGACCCTCGCCCTGGTCGTCACCAACCTCCGGCGCCAGCAAGTCGAGGTGGCGCTCCGTGTGGGTGAGGAACGGTTTCGGACGGTCTTTGAAGCGTCGCCTATCGGGATAGAGGTCTACGACGCGGAAGGCCGGCTGGTGATGAGGAACCGGGCTGCAGAGGACCTTCTCGGCTCGTCGGGTGAACACTTCAAGGATACGGCTTCTATGGGTGAACTGCGCCGCCTACGCGGCGACGGATCGGTGCATCGCACCGTTCTCCATCGAAGCCCGGCCGGCGGGACGGTTTACCTTGACCTGCTGATCACCCCCATCCGTCCCGGCGGCGCCGGGCGCCCTGCCGGCTACATGCTCCAGGCGCAGGACGTCACGGAGCGGGTGCGGGACGAAGAGATAAGGGAACGTGCTTACGGGCAGATCGAGCGGAACATCGAGCAGTTCGCCGTCCTCGGCGACCATATCCGCCACCCGTTGCAGGTGATCCTGGGGATGGCTGAGTTGATCGAGGACGGCCGAGCCGAGAAGATTGCGGATGAGGTCCGGAATATCAACGCCATCGTCAAGGACCTTGACAACGGTTGGCTGGAGTCCCGGAAGATCCGGGAGTATCTCCGGCGGCACGAGAGTCTGTCCGAGTGA
- the radC gene encoding RadC family protein, with the protein MKKMRDLPNHDRPREKLAERGAKALTDVELIALLLGRGVKGRDVSQVAGDVERYLKRADGNPSYEDLLSIDGVGSAKACEIMACFELGRRYLNDDLSEHRVTCPRDVLPLVAEWRDKKQEYFFCITLNGAGEVIERRTVTVGILNQSLVHPREVFAEAITDRAASVVLVHNHPSGTLDPSAQDISITRQLVEAGSILGIRVLDHIIVTKKGYASLRELGHL; encoded by the coding sequence ATGAAGAAGATGCGTGATCTCCCGAACCATGATCGCCCGCGCGAGAAACTGGCTGAACGAGGAGCGAAGGCTCTCACCGACGTCGAACTGATCGCCCTCCTCCTTGGGCGCGGCGTCAAAGGGCGAGACGTCTCGCAGGTCGCCGGCGACGTGGAGCGCTACCTGAAGCGTGCGGACGGCAATCCTTCGTATGAAGACCTCCTTTCGATAGACGGTGTCGGTTCTGCGAAAGCCTGTGAGATCATGGCCTGTTTCGAACTCGGACGGCGTTACCTGAATGACGACCTTTCGGAGCACCGGGTCACGTGTCCTAGGGATGTCCTCCCCTTGGTCGCGGAGTGGCGGGATAAGAAACAAGAGTACTTCTTCTGTATAACACTCAACGGTGCAGGCGAGGTGATTGAGCGCCGGACCGTCACCGTCGGGATCCTGAACCAGAGCCTTGTCCACCCCCGTGAGGTCTTTGCCGAAGCAATCACCGACCGCGCCGCCTCGGTCGTCCTGGTGCACAACCATCCGTCGGGCACCCTCGACCCCTCCGCTCAGGACATAAGCATCACGCGGCAACTCGTCGAGGCCGGGTCGATCCTCGGCATCAGGGTCCTCGACCACATCATCGTCACGAAGAAAGGCTACGCGAGCCTGAGGGAACTCGGCCACCTCTAG